The nucleotide sequence AATTACCCTGGATCTTGGTACCAACAATGAAAAGTTTCTTAAAGATCCATTATATATGGGAAATCGTATGAAGAGGGTTTCCACTAAAGAGGAAGCTGAGTTTATGGAGGAGTTAATGGTGGCTTTGAATAAGATGTGGCCTGGGTATGCTTCAGATGTTCTCTTGGTGGGAAGAAATTGACTAATTCATGAGTAGGATCATCGTTCAATATGAGGATTTCAAAAATCCTTTCCCGTCTCTCGCAAAATACCAAAACAAGTATCCTTGTTTCAATGATGATATCCAGGGAACTGGCGCGGTTATCTTGGCAGGTATCATCAATGCTTTACGTCGAACAGGTGTTCCTGTCAAAGACCAGAGAGCTGTTTTTATGGGTGCGGGTAGTGCTGGTGTAGGTGTTGCTCAACAAATTGTGGAATTCTTCCGAAAAGAGGGATTGACGGAAGATGAAGCACGCCGTTGCTTCTGGTTTGTTGACACTAAGGTATACACTCTGCCATTCTTGCTTGGAATCATAAGCTAATTTCTCTAGGGTCTAATCACAAACGATAGAGGTGATAAGTTGGCTGAACACAAAGTCTACTTTTCCCGTGATGACAATGATGGAAAACAATACAAAACTCTCCCAGAAGTAGTTGAATATGTTAAGCCTACAATCCTGATGGGATTATCCACGATCCGAGGAATTTTCGATGAGTCAATTGTCAAGAGAATGGCCCAATTGAATAAGAGTCCGATCATCTTTCCACTATCTAATCCTTCTAGTCAAGCTGAATGCACATTCGAGGAAGCTATGAAATGGACCGATTGCAGAGCCTTGTTTGCTAGTGGAAGTCCTTTCCCAGATTATGTTCAAGATGGCAAAACATACTCTGCTGGACAAGGAAAGTAAGTATTCACGTGCACCGCattattgtatttgaaatctaatgATATTCTAGcaatatgtatgtattccCTGGTATTGGACTTGGATCAATCCTTTGTAAAGCCTCATGCatcaatcaagaaatggTACGTTCAGTCTACTTGTTTCCTTATTAATTACAAGATAGCTAACCAATGATTCCACAGATCTACGCTTCAGCTGAAGCTCTCAGCACCTCCCTTACCCCTTCCGAAATTTCCGCTGGTCGTCTCTATCCCGAACTCAACCGTATTCGCGAAGTAAGCGTCATTGTCGCTCGCCAAGTAATCCGCGCAGCTCAACAATTCAACTTCGATCGCGAACCTGCTATCCGTGGTATGAATGATGAGCAACTCGATGCGTGGATTATAGGAAGAATGTATGATCCAACATTAGCCATCCAAACCTCGGGCTTGAAATCGACTGTAGGACAGAAGAATTCGACGCCTAGATCATTGCTTTAGTTTACTCCATGATAGAGAGGATATTAAAGAGATCAATGAGGGCTCTGTCGTAACTAATTTTGTAGCGGCGGTTATGGGCCAGGCGGCTTGGTCTTGGTGGGGTTGGTGCAGATGGATTCCTAGGTGGGGGATGCTGGAACAGGGAATCTTTAGGGGTGTGGAGAGGGGTGAGGGAAGAGATGTGGAAAGGGTTGATAGGAGGGAGATGAGGGTGTCGATGCGGAGGCGGttatagatagattgattgattgattgcatATTGGCAGGGCGTAGCTAAGCGATggttttgcttttctttcgTTTTCTTTGGCTATAATGGATCACTGGATCTCCCGTTTTAGAAGGGTGATGGTATATCAATAATGGATGAATAGCCTTGATGGTAGGAAAGGGAAGAGTAAGAAACTCTACTTAATGGGTTGATGAGAAGATAAAATCAGTAGATTGAGAGAAAAGGTTTACCTCAAGTGTCATAGgacaaaaatgaaattgattcACTTTGATTCTTAATTCTGCGAACAAATTGATAAAAGGTTCGTACGCAAACACTCAAATACCACTTGTCCATAATCTGTTTGGAAGCTCCCAATTATCGCAAGGAGGCAATGTCACGTGGATGGGGCAACTTCGGGataaattgttttgttgcatatctgaaaaaTTGTTCACTTTTGCAATTTACATGTCGCATTTTAGGGACAGAATTGTTAAAAATTCCATCGACTGGGAATAAGAGCACTTTCTTGGGTATTATTTCCGGCCGTGTCGGACAAGCTCTTGGAAAAAATTGGTCTGTTCTGCCATCTCCCACCGCTTTTGGGTGCCCAAACGAGAACCTCAAAAAATCACAAGTTGGATTCTTCTCATCCACGCTTCTTTGATACTGCAGATTTTACTGGCTTGTAGAGCCCATAGCCGTCAAGATGGTGAATATTAcggaaaagatcaaggagtGAGTTTTCCGAGGTTGGGAATGTGGTTGTGGGGTGAGATGACAAACGGAAGATGAATACTAATGCTGTGGAAGgattgaggatgagatgaggaggaCGCAGAGTAAGTTGGATAAACCTGGGGGTTTGGCGGTGCATGTGTGATGATTTGAGAGGTGGGGAGTATCTTGTGAATGCGTACTAATTgtgagaatagaaaataagGCCACCGGTATGTACTATTGGGAAGAACGAACCTGCAACACGTGATCATAACTGATCTGATATGTTTTAGAATATCATCTTGGACTTCTCAAAGGGTTTGTTCTCTTTCCTTGCAACTTTTCTTGACAGGCGATTCTTCTTGCTCACCGCATGATATAGAAAACTCGCTCGTTACCGCGCCCAGCTTCTTGAGCCCGGTCCAGGAGCTGGAGGAGCAGGTGGTACAGGTTTCGACGTATCCAAATCTGGAGATGCGCGAATTGCCCTAGTGGGTTTCCCATCTGTTGGAAAATCTACCTTTCTGTCCAAGATTACCAAGACGAAATCTGTGGTGGCGGCCTATTCGTTTACGACGCTTACAGCTATTCCTGGTGTGTTGGAGTATGGAGGAGCGGAGATtcagattttggatttgcCGGGTATTATTGAGGGGGCTGCAGAGGGGAAGGGTAGAGGAAGACAGGTTATTAGTGCGGCGAAGACgagtgatttgattttgatggttttggaTGCTACGAAGAAGGCGGAGCAGAGAGCGTTGTTGGAAGCGGAATTGGAGGCTGTTGGGATTAGGTTGAATCGGGAACCACCGTATGTTTATTCTCCATCCGTCGTTCATACCAAGAAAGCTAGCGCGACAAAGTCATATGCTAATATATCCAGAAACATCTATCTCAAACCTAAAGCCGCCGGCGGCATGAAAATCACGTTCCAAACACCACCCAAATATATCGATCAAAAGATGATCTACAATATTCTCCGAGATTACAAAATTCTCAACTGTGAAGTTCTCATCCGAGACGAATACTGCACCGTCGACGACTTCATCGACGTTATCATGAAAGATCATCGCAAATACATCAAATGTCTGTACGTCTACAACAAAATCGACAGCGTCTCCCTCGATTTCCTCGACAAACTTGCTCGGGAACCTCACACCGTCGTCATGTCCTGCGAAATGGATTTGGGCATTCGCGATGTTGTTGATCGCTGTTGGGAAGAATTGAAACTCATTCGTATCTACACAAAGAGGAAGGGAGTGGATCCGGATTTCTCAGAAGCGTTGATTGTGAGGAGCGGGTCGAGGATCGAGGATGTCTGTGATCAGATTCATAGGACGCTAAAGGATACTTTCAAATATGCGTTGGTTTGGGGGGCGAGCGCGAGACATGTGCCTCAGAGAGTGGGATTGGGTCATTTTGTGGCGGATGAGGATGTTATTAGTATCGTTAGTGCTTTTAAGGCTTAAGTTGTGCTGTGAGTGGAATGAATATAGAAAGAAGTTGATGAATCATGGTGTTTGAAATTCCCTTCTGGTGAACTATATATCGTATTGATGAGGTGTTGGAAGTTGAACAAATGCTAAGGATGAGACTTGTACGATTTATATCTTGAACATTAAAGATTGATCACTAGCTGAGTAGAGGTATGTATACATGTCTCCTCGCTTTTGTCCTCACATTGCCATATCTTTGGTAAATCGATCGATATCTATGTTATCTTACCTGGTATTATCAATACTGTTACGATTCATAACTCTCTCATTATCCTATCACGTCCTCgtcctcatcctcgtcgCCGTCAATATTCCATCAATATCCCATCACCACATCATAgcacagtacagtacagcaTACCCACGCCGCAACGACTTcccttcctcctcaaaatTCCAGTCAATTCAAGCCAGATcggtgaatgaatgaatgaatgaatgaatgaatagattttgTATCATGTTGGGACATGCGAATATATATGCTGAGTTGTTAATCTCGATCGGATcttggggtttggatttaggggtatgggtatggttGTGTttgtgggatgggatgggatgagatgagatgagatgagagtgtGATTTTAGCAAAGAGCTGGAGATCTGTTCTGAGGTTTGTTTTTGgatctgtttttttttttagagaGAGGGCTATGCTAGCTTGGAATCTGGGttatgggatatgggatatgagggggagagaaggggGGGAGGAGGTCATGTTAGAGTTATTGTTgtgggtgatgatgatgatgatgatgatgatgatgatatgatgatattaCTCTCCAGtgatatatagtatataagTAGGAGGAGATCAAATATCAAGTATCAAGTATCAAGTATGAGAACTCAGAAATCAGGATTATTacagaaagaaaggaaagcaaagcaaagcaaagcaaagcaaggaagaagaagaagaagaagaagaagaagaaaaaattatCTTAGCAAAGCAAAAGTGTGAACTTATTAGAATCTAATCACATACTTGAAATTA is from Botrytis cinerea B05.10 chromosome 16, complete sequence and encodes:
- the Bcrbg2 gene encoding Bcrbg2; translated protein: MVNITEKIKEIEDEMRRTQSKLDKPGGLAVHV
- the Bcrbg2 gene encoding Bcrbg2, which encodes MVNITEKIKEIEDEMRRTQKNKATEYHLGLLKGKLARYRAQLLEPGPGAGGAGGTGFDVSKSGDARIALVGFPSVGKSTFLSKITKTKSVVAAYSFTTLTAIPGVLEYGGAEIQILDLPGIIEGAAEGKGRGRQVISAAKTSDLILMVLDATKKAEQRALLEAELEAVGIRLNREPPNIYLKPKAAGGMKITFQTPPKYIDQKMIYNILRDYKILNCEVLIRDEYCTVDDFIDVIMKDHRKYIKCLYVYNKIDSVSLDFLDKLAREPHTVVMSCEMDLGIRDVVDRCWEELKLIRIYTKRKGVDPDFSEALIVRSGSRIEDVCDQIHRTLKDTFKYALVWGASARHVPQRVGLGHFVADEDVISIVSAFKA
- the Bcrbg2 gene encoding Bcrbg2, whose translation is MVNITEKIKE